A window of Aerococcus urinae contains these coding sequences:
- a CDS encoding Mini-ribonuclease 3, whose amino-acid sequence MDKKAVKQLSGLTLAYLGDAAWEIQVRTHLVASGLTRPHDLHERATHFVSAKAQAKLVNHLLDSQLLREEEVGIFKRGRNSQSHSSAKNADIHSYRLATGLEALMGYLYLVDTDRFQTLTQASFAYLEEDKDES is encoded by the coding sequence ATGGATAAAAAAGCAGTCAAACAATTAAGCGGCCTGACCCTGGCTTACCTGGGGGACGCGGCCTGGGAAATCCAGGTACGGACCCATTTAGTGGCTAGTGGTCTCACCCGCCCCCATGATCTTCACGAACGGGCCACCCACTTTGTCAGTGCCAAGGCCCAAGCCAAACTGGTCAATCACTTGTTGGATAGTCAGCTTTTAAGGGAAGAAGAAGTAGGAATTTTTAAGCGGGGGCGTAACAGTCAAAGCCACAGTTCAGCCAAAAACGCTGATATCCATTCTTACCGGCTAGCGACGGGGTTGGAAGCTTTGATGGGCTACTTATACCTGGTGGATACTGACCGCTTCCAGACCTTGACCCAAGCTAGCTTTG